In the Sandaracinus amylolyticus genome, GCCGTCGCTCAGCGTGCCGACCCAGCCGTAGTGGGTCGCGTGGCCCTGACCGTCGGTGAGGAAGACGAGCGTGCCGAAGCCGAAGCCGCCGACTCCGTCGTCGCGTCGCGTGTCCTCCTGGTGCCCCCACGACGTCGAGTCCGCGATGCGCACCGCGTAGGCGCCCGGGATCGACGGCAGCGACACCGGCGCCTCCATCACGAAGCCGACGTGCCCGGTGTTGCGGCTCGGGAAGCCACGCGGGCGCCGCCACGCGAACACGTCTCCGGGACGCACCGCGTCGATGTGCTCGAGGCGCTGCCACCCGCTGCGACCTCCACGCACCGGCGCGCGCTCGATCGCCGACACGAAGTCCCGCGCGACCGGCCGCTCGCGCGTGATCGCGCCCATCGCGCGCGGCGCGGCGCGACGCAGCACCCACGCCGCCATGCCCGAGCAGTCCCAGAGGAAGACGCCCTCGCGCTCGCGCACCACGGTCGCATGCTGGTAGCGCGTCTGGCGCATCGAGGTCTGCACGCCGCGCAGCACCTCCATCACGCGCGCGGCCGCCGGCGTCGCGGGCTCCGAGGGCGCGGGCCGCGGCGGCGCGGGGATCGGCAGCCCGAGCGGCGGCGCGATGATCGGCCAGGGCACGCCCTCGTAGATCCCCACCTCGAGCTGAGCGCGCGCCGGCACCGAGCCCGCGGCGATCACGACGAGGCACGCGGCGATCGCGGCGAGCACGGCGCCACGGCTGCGCCGTCGTCTCTCGACGTCCATCCAGGGGGAGTCTACGCTGGCCGGTCGAATGGTCGATCCCCGCGATTCGGCGAGCACCGTGGCCCACCGGCTGGGGCACGCGTTCGGTGATCTCGGGCTCCTGATGACGGCGCTCACGCATCGGTCGTACGTGCACGAGCATCCGGAGCTCGCCGCCGCCGACAACGAGCGCTTCGAATTCCTCGGCGACGCGATCGTCGGCGCCGCCGCGGCGATGGTGCTGGAGCGACGGTTCCCGACCGCGCGCGAGGGCGAGCTCACGCGGCGCCGTGCCGATCTCGTCAACGAGGGCGCGCTCGCGACGATCGCGGCCGAGCTGGGGATCGGCGAGGCGCTGCGGCTCGGTCGCGGCGAGGAGCGCTCGGGCGGCCGCCAGAAGCCGCGCCTCCTCGCGAGCGCGCTCGAGGCGTGCATCGCGGCGATCTTCCTCGACGCGGGCATCGAGCCGGCGATCGCGATCGCCCGCGCGCTCCTCGCGCCGCGCATCGACGCGCTCGCGCCGGGCGCGAAGGACTTCAAGTCGCGCCTCCAGGAGCGCATGCAGGCGCGCGGCGAGACGCCGCGCTACGAGCTCGAGCGCACCGAGGGGCCGGAGCACGAGCGCGTGTTCCACGTGATCGTGACGGCGCCCGATGCGCGCGTGCTGGCGCGAGGCTCGGGTCGGACGAAGCTCGAAGCGGAGCAGGCCGCGGCACGCGCGGCGCTGAGCGAGCTCGAGCGGGCGCGGGAGACCGACGGATGAAGGTGTGCTCGCGACGCGCGTTGTGGTGCATGTGCGCGGTGGTCGTCGTCGGGTGCAGCCTCGATCGCACCGGGTTCGGAGGACAGGGCGGAGGCGGCATCGACGCAGGCGGGCGCGACGCGACCACCGGCGTGGACGCGAGCGACGACGAGCCCGATGCCGGCGAGCCCGACGCCGGCGAGATGGTCGACGCAGGCGAGATGATCGACGCGAGCGAGATGATCGACGCGGGCATCGACGCGAGCGAGCCGATCGACGCGGGCGAGATGATCGACGTCGGCGTGGACGCGTTCCGCGGCTGCCCCGTCGGGCTCGTCGAGTGCCAGGGCGACGTCATCGCGGAGTGCAACGCGTCGGGGCGCTTCGACATCGTCGAGACGTGCCCGATGGGGTGCCTCGGCGCGGAGGTGCCGGTGCGGTGCGCGCGGCTCGTGCCCTCGCACGTCGCCGATCCCGCGCGCCTCGTCGCGGGCACGACCGATCTCGTGGTGCGCGCGGGCGAGGTGGTCTCGATCGACACCGACACCGGGCGCATCGTCGAGACGGTGTCGGGCACCGAGCTGCGCGCAGCGGGCGCAGCGGGCGACGCGAGCGGGATGCTGCTCGCGACCGCGACGCAGGGGATGGGAAATCCCGAGGTCGCGATCGTCTCGGTCGGCGCGCTGCGCGTCGAGGCGGGCGGCCAGCTCGTCGCGAGCGGGCCGCGCGCGCTGATCCTGCTCGCTGCGGGCGAGGTGCGGATCGCAGGCGTGATCGACGTCGGCGGCAACGGTCGCGCCGGCGGTCCGGGCGCGGGCGGCGGCGGCGACGCACGGATGGCAGGGAGCGGCCCCGGCGCGGGCGGCCCCGGCAACGTGACCGGCACGTTCGGCGCGCTGATGGGCGGCGGCGGTGGCGGCGGTCACGCGGCGAACGGGGGCGAGGGCGGCGACGAGGGCGGCATCTCGGGGACCGCGCAGGGCGGCTCGAGCGGCGGCGTGCTCGGCGACGCGAGCGTGTCGGTGTTGATCGGCGGCGGAGGCGGCGGTGCGGGCGCGAACGCCGACGACGGTGGAGACGGCGGCGGAGGCGGCGGCGCGCTGCAGATCTCGAGCGCGGTCGGCATCGTGATCGCGACCGGCGGCGTG is a window encoding:
- the rnc gene encoding ribonuclease III produces the protein MVDPRDSASTVAHRLGHAFGDLGLLMTALTHRSYVHEHPELAAADNERFEFLGDAIVGAAAAMVLERRFPTAREGELTRRRADLVNEGALATIAAELGIGEALRLGRGEERSGGRQKPRLLASALEACIAAIFLDAGIEPAIAIARALLAPRIDALAPGAKDFKSRLQERMQARGETPRYELERTEGPEHERVFHVIVTAPDARVLARGSGRTKLEAEQAAARAALSELERARETDG